The following coding sequences lie in one Drosophila sulfurigaster albostrigata strain 15112-1811.04 chromosome 2R, ASM2355843v2, whole genome shotgun sequence genomic window:
- the LOC133836428 gene encoding protein mini spindles isoform X6 — translation MAEDTEYKKLPIEERCVHKLWKARVDGYEEAAKLFRELDDEKSPEWSKYAGLIKKMVVDSNALAQEKGLEAALIFVENSGFAGRTVGDVMTGIVQKCIAAPKTKTKELSVQVTLMYVEIEKQEAVLEELVKGMEHKNPKIVSACVAATTQAMKEFGTKVIGVKPIIKKLAPLMSDRDKAVRDETKQLAVEMYRWIGAAMKSHIASLPQVTIKELEDEFEKLKGERAEPTRYLKSQQEKQAKIADEAATEDAYNDDDAEAGAEEVDPMDLIDPVDILSKMPKDFYDKLEEKKWTLRKESLEALEKLLTDNPKVENGEYGTLVNALKKVITKDSNVVLVAMAGKCLALLAKGLSKRFSNYATACVSALLEKFKEKKPNVVSALREAMDAIYGSTTLEAQQESIVEALANKNPSVKSETALFLARALTRTQPTALNKKLIKLLTTTLIKTLNESDPVVRDSSAEALGTLMKLVSEKALTPLLVDVDPLKMSKIKECHDKAEIKIKVAAPKKEARPATAPAAKPAAAKPSGGSTEPNPVARPATSGARKVVKKAAGASSAAPAALSKAPSGKALATEREMTPEEVQDKADELLPAEILSGLVDSNWKNRLAAVEQLLAQITSFDSKQPGISQVLVRTISGRKPGLKEMNFQVLKYKLDIIRSVAENYPVTNITVDHVATEITEKLGDAKNSGGAADVLTALSEATKLEYVVGKVLSFALEQKSPKVQSEAFNWVNKSIIEFGFKIQPKLLIEDVRKGVQSTNPTVRGAAIQLVGTMTMYMGNAVMIFFDGEKPALKSQIQTEFNKNLGEKPPKPIRGVQRSSVSPEDDEDDDGAGGSSEPEVNLADLLPRVDISSQITEALLKEMSDKDWKTRNEGLTKLQAIITDAKLIKPSIGDLAPALAHRLVDSNAKIAQTALSICEQLSTAMGAGCRSHVRVLFPGFLHALGDSKSFVRAAALNCINSFGEQGGYKEFFESEMIADALKSGSPALKSELWNWLAEKLPPLPPKSIPKEELTSMVPHLYAHICDRNVDVRKNANEAVLGIMIHLGFEAMNRALDKQKPASKKDIMAALEKARPNLPVKPLPKGKQQAPIPEETKKVVRSGGAAAAQKQGAGKAGAGAGTEKTAAAVPSRKKEEDVDTSPLLAVNSIKNQRLIDEQKMRVLKWTFTTPREEFTDLLRDQMTTANVNKALMANMFHDDFRYHLKVIEQLSEDLPNNSRALICNLDLILKWLTLRFYDTNPSVLIKGLEYLGQVFQMLVEMEYMMAENEGSSFVPHLLLKIGDPKDAVRNGVRRVLRQINLLYPFTKVFSYVMEGLKSKNARQRTECLDELTYLIESYGLSICQPSQQVALKEIARQISDRDNSVRNAALNCIVMAYFLAGEKIYKLIGQLSEKDLSMLDERIKRAKKTRKPAVPVAEVPPNNKAVTQVVQQDIIEIEDAEGNGCDELPPPDEEGCQQPQLNARGRSNKLIMERSTSSIETNLHSLTRQATFDQAPSAQVLQLQQQLQLQQQQAQQQRTSGPFGLDPNVMAEIEKDWVRADQMVFKEYTPVDTSLLFEPIKVIPTRDGFQYPQDKFDRLIARSHYIQQNLTTSPQANNTGHTASGISPYRSPMRIQQQQMQTHQNNMDNNMPNLADVLPKHDPQLVKIIKAVSSNDTLKARAAINELTAIIESPEKQAVLRDYEEIFIQNVLAQLKNLSQLPISQALVVYQPLLSILYTFFNANILGKTLSVACIKNLMSALLHLLADQKLTSGDDSQYNKVINGICLKVLDKANFTNIYCALIRLLRETCPVAGLPKFTDLLMKCIWRNIKMLPERTNELNYDAVILEVHEFMLALPSTWWQNRPSDTPLRTVKTIIHNMAKVKGNGILQHLNQIPTHSELHTYLIRILKNFQKDGTVSGTGVSPQRQQFSAKEIATKRISHQTHDTVSQIFKLISDKDTKQQGLQKLYDFKQQNPDIDLSTFLQGASATFHKYIEEGLAEIERQNQNAGSTQAPDNRTAATRSYLTDVNYQNATHDPDYWMDRLQNLMSTRSASDDGSHMLDNKVADENLCLNSMNPQKVSLIRREKPELSPNRLQHIQAKLAQIKKENHAQ, via the exons ATGGCTGAGGATACTGAATACAAAAAGTTGCCCATTGAGGAGCGATGCGTTCACAAATTGTGGAAGGCTCGAGTTGATGGCTACGAAGAGGCAGCTAAACTCTTTCGCGAATTAGACGATGAGAAGTCTCCGGAATGGTCTAAGTATGCGGGACTCATCAAGAAAATGGTCGTCGATTCAAATGCTTTGGCCCAAGAGAAGGGTTTGGAAGCCGCATTGATATTCGTTGAGAACAGCGGCTTTGCCGGGCGAACTGTGGGTGATGTGATGACGGGCATTGTCCAGAAATGCATTGCAGCGCCCAAGACAAAGACTAAGGAACTATCTGTGCAGGTCACACTCATGTATGTGGAGATTGAGAAGCAAGAGGCTGTATTAGAAGAGCTGGTTAAGGGCATGGAACACAAGAATCCAAAGATCGTGTCTGCCTGTGTTGCAGCTACCACACAAGCAATGAAAGAATTTGGCACCAAGGTTATTGGCGTCAAGCCGATCATCAAAAAACTGGCTCCTCTCATGTCAGATCGCGACAAAGCTGTGCGCGATGAAACCAAACAGTTAGCAGTGGAAATGTATCGCTGGATTGGAGCTGCTATGAAGTCACACATTGCCTCGTTGCCACAGGTGACAATCAAAGAATTGGAAGATGAGTTTGAGAAACTAAAGGGTGAAAGGGCCGAGCCAACCAG aTATTTGAAATCACAACAGGAAAAACAGGCAAAAATCGCAGATGAAGCCGCCACTGAGGATGCCTACAATG ATGATGACGCTGAAGCTGGCGCTGAGGAAGTAGACCCAATGGATCTAATTGATCCAGTTGATATTCTCTCCAAGATGCCCAAAGATTTTTATGACAAGCTAGAAGAGAAGAAGTGGACTCTGCGTAAAGAATCACTTGAAGCACTGGAGAAGTTGCTCACTGATAATCCAAAAGTTGAGAATGGTGAATACGGTACGCTGGTCAACGCACTAAAGAAAGTCATTACCAAGGACTCGAATGTTGTACTCGTTGCCATGGCCGGCAAATGTTTGGCTTTACTGGCCAAAGGTCTTTCCAAACGCTTCTCCAACTACGCTACT GCTTGTGTATCAGCACTCTTGGAGAAATTCAAGGAGAAGAAACCAAATGTTGTAAGCGCTCTGCGTGAGGCAATGGATGCCATTTATGGCTCGACAACATTGGAGGCTCAACAGGAGTCCATTGTGGAAGCTCTCGCCAACAAAAATCCTAGTGTCAAGTCCGAGACGGCACTATTCCTGGCGCGTGCTCTCACTCGCACCCAACCAACGGCGTTGAACaaaaaactcattaaattaCTAACCACCACATTGATAAAGACGCTCAATGAATCCGACCCAGTTGTGCGTGACAGCAGCGCTGAAGCCCTGGGTACACTGATGAAGCTGGTCAGCGAGAAGGCGTTGACGCCACTGTTAGTCGATGTGGATCCATTGAAAATGAGCAAAATTAAGGAGTGTCACGATAAGGCCGAAATTAAGATCAAGGTAGCTGCACCCAAAAAGGAGGCACGTCCTGCAACAGCACCAGCGGCAAAGCCAGCTGCAGCTAAACCAAGCGGAGGAAGCACAGAACCCAATCCAGTGGCACGACCCGCAACATCCGGTGCTCGGAAGGTAGTCAAGAAAGCTGCAGGCGCTTCAAGTGCGGCCCCAGCTGCCTTGTCGAAAGCTCCAAGTGGTAAGGCACTGGCCACAGAACGCGAAATGACACCTGAAGAGGTGCAGGATAAGGCGGATGAGCTATTACCAGCTGAAATACTCAGCGGTTTAGTTGACAGCAACTGGAAGAATCGTTTAGCCGCTGTGGAACAGCTGCTAGCACAAATCACCAGCTTCGACAGCAAACAGCCGGGCATATCTCAAGTATTGGTACGCACCATCAGCGGACGCAAGCCTGGCCTCAAGGAGATGAACTTCCAAGTGCTGAAATACAAACTGGACATCATACGCAGTGTGGCTGAGAACTATCCGGTGACAAACATAACAGTGGATCATGTGGCCACAGAAATAACTGAAAAACTGGGTGATGCTAAGAATAGTGGAGGAGCTGCCGATGTACTGACAGCTTTATCGGAGGCCACTAAACTGGAGTATGTGGTCGGGAAGGTTCTTAGCTTTGCGCTCGAGCAAAAATCACCCAAAGTACAATCGGAGGCATTCAATTGGGTGAACAAATCAATTATTGAGTTTGGCTTTAAGATTCAGCCCAAATTGCTAATTGAAGATGTGAGAAAAGGCGTACAGAGCACAAATCCCACTGTTCGCGGCGCCGCCATACAACTTGTGGGCACCATGACCATGTATATGGGTAATGCTGTAATGATCTTCTTTGATGGTGAGAAACCTGCATTGAAATCGCAAATACAAACGGAGTTCAATAAGAATCTGGGCGAGAAACCTCCCAAACCAATACGTGGAGTACAGCGCAGTAGCGTTAGCCCAGaagatgatgaggatgatgatggtgCTGGCGGTTCATCCGAACCTGAAGTCAATTTAGCTGATCTCTTGCCGCGTGTTGATATTTCCAGTCAAATCACAGAAGCTTTGTTGAAGGAGATGTCCGACAAAGACTGGAAGACCCGTAATGAAGGACTGACGAAACTACAGGCGATCATCACTGATGCCAAGCTAATTAAGCCAAGCATTGGCGATTTGGCGCCAGCACTTGCACATCGTCTGGTCGATTCCAATGCTAAAATTGCCCAAACTGCGCTTTCGATTTGTGAGCAACTGTCGACAGCAATGGGTGCCGGGTGTCGCAGTCATGTACGCGTTCTATTCCCGGGCTTCCTGCATGCTCTGGGCgacagcaaaagttttgtgcgAGCCGCAGCTCTTAATTGCATCAACAGTTTCGGCGAGCAGGGCGGCTACAAGGAGTTCTTTGAGAGCGAAATGATTGCCGATGCCTTGAAGAGTGGGTCACCGGCTCTAAAGTCCGAGCTCTGGAATTGGTTAGCTGAAAAGTTGCCGCCTCTGCCGCCCAAGTCGATACCCAAGGAGGAGCTTACATCAATGGTGCCACATCTGTATGCGCACATTTGTGATCGCAATGTGGATGTGCGCAAGAACGCCAATGAAGCTGTCTTGGGTATTATGATTCATCTGGGCTTCGAGGCAATGAATCGGGCTCTGGACAAACAGAAGCCTGCCTCCAAAAAAGATATTATGGCCGCCCTGGAGAAGGCGCGTCCCAATTTACCAGTCAAACCGTTGCCGAAGGGTAAACAACAAGCACCCATTCCCGAGGAAACCAAAAAGGTCGTACGTAGTGGTGGCGCTGCCGCCGCTCAAAAACAAGGTGCTGGCAAAGCTGGCGCTGGAGCTGGTACAGAgaagacagcagcagcggtgcCATCGCGTAAAAAGGAAGAGGATGTTGACACATCGCCGCTGTTGGCAGTAAATAGTATCAAGAATCAGCGGCTCATCGATGAGCAAAAAATGCGTGTCCTCAAATGGACATTCACCACGCCACGCGAGGAATTTACGGACCTACTCCGCGATCAGATGACAACGGCCAATGTAAACAAGGCATTGATGGCGAACATGTTTCACGACGACTTTCG TTATCATTTGAAAGTGATTGAACAGTTGAGCGAGGATTTGCCGAATAACAGCAGAGCATTGATTTGTAATCTGGACCTGATATTAAAGTGGTTGACGCTGCGCTTCTATGATACGAACCCTTCTGTGCTTATTAAGGGTCTCGAGTATCTAGGACAAGTGTTCCAGATGTTGGTCGAAATGGAGTACATGATGGCAGAGAATGAGGGCAGCAGCTTCGTGCCCCATTTACTGCTGAAG ATTGGTGATCCAAAGGATGCAGTCCGAAATGGCGTGCGACGTGTGCTTCGACAGATAAATTTGCTGTATCCCTTTACAAAGGTCTTCTCGTACGTTATGGAAGGGCTGAAATCGAAGAATGCACGACAACGCACTGAATGCCTGGATGAATTGACCTATCTCATTGAGAGCTACGGACTAAGCATTTGCCAGCCATCTCAACAGGTGGCTCTGAAGGAGATTGCACGCCAAATCTCGGATCGTGACAACTCTGTGCGCAACGCAGCTCTCAATTGCATTGTGATGGCATATTTCCTGGCCGGCGAAAAGATCTACAAACTGATTGGCCAGTTGAGCGAGAAGGATCTTTCCATGTTAGATGAGCGAATTAAACGAGctaaaaaaacaagaaaaccaGCTGTACCCGTCGCCGAGGTACCGCCCAACAACAAGGCAGTGACGCAAGTGGTGCAACAGGATATCATTGAAATTGAGGATGCTGAGGGAAATGGCTGTGACGAATTGCCGCCACCTGATGAGGAGGG CTGCCAGCAGCCACAGTTAAATGCCCGTGGTCGAAGCAACAAGCTAATAATGGAACGGAGTACCTCAAGCATAGAGACCAACTTACACTCCCTGACTCGACAGGC TACATTTGATCAGGCACCGTCCGCTCAagtgctgcaactgcaacaacaattgcagctgcaacaacaacaggcacaGCAACAGAGGACCAGCGGTCCCTTTGGTCTCGATCCCAATGTGATGGCCGAAATCGAAAAGGATTGGGTGCGTGCCGATCAGATGGTCTTTAAAGAATATACTCCAGTTGATACTTCGCTGCTCTTCGAGCCCATTAAAGTGATACCAACACGCGACGGATTCCAATATCCACAAGACAAATTTGATCGCCTCATTGCACGCTCGCATTACATTCAACAGAACCTGACTACGTCGCCGCAGGCAAATAACACTGGCCACACGGCCAGCGGCATATCGCCCTATCGTAGTCCCATGCGcattcagcaacaacagatgCAGACGCATCAAAACAACATGGACAACAATATGCCTAA CTTAGCCGATGTGTTGCCCAAGCATGATCCACAACTGGTCAAGATAATTAAGGCAGTCAGCAGCAACGATACATTAAAAGCGCGTGCAGCAATCAATGAGTTGACCGCCATCATTGAATCTCCAGAAAAACAGGCTGTGCTGCGTGACTACGAGGAAATATTCATACAAAATGTGCTGGCACAGTTGAAG AATCTGTCGCAGCTGCCCATATCACAGGCACTTGTGGTGTATCAGCCATTGCTTTCCATTTTGTATACGTTCTTCAATGCCAATATTCTCGGCAAAACGCTGAGCGTGGCCTGCATTAAGAATCTCATGTCTGCGCTTTTGCATCTTCTGGCCGACCAAAAATTGACCAGTGGTGATGACAGCCAATACAACAAGGTTATTAATGGAATCTGCCTCAAAGTCCTGGACAAAGccaattttacaaatatttactg CGCCTTAATCCGATTACTGAGAGAGACCTGCCCGGTTGCGGGGCTGCCCAAGTTTACAGATTTActaatgaaatgcatttggcggaatattaaaatgttaccGGAGCGCACTAACGAGCTGAACTACGATGCCGTCATCTTGGAGGTGCATGAATTTATGCTGGCGTTGCCGAGCACATGGTGGCAGAATCGTCCATCAGATACGCCGCTGCGCACCGTCAAAACTATAATTCACAATATGGCCAAGGTGAAGGGTAATGGTATATTGCAGCATCTGAATCAGATACCCACACACTCTGAGCTGCACACATACTTGATACGCATCCTAAAG AATTTCCAAAAGGACGGAACTGTGTCCGGTACAGGTGTTTCCCCGCAGCGTCAGCAATTTTCAGCCAAGGAAATTGCCACCAAGCGAATATCGCATCAAACACATGATACGGTGTCACAGATCTTTAAGCTCATTTCGGACAAGGATACCAAGCAGCAAGGACTGCAAAAACTATACGACTTTAAG CAACAAAATCCGGACATCGATCTAAGTACATTCTTGCAAGGAGCCAGCGCAACCTTCCACAAGTATATTGAAGAAGGTCTTGCGGAGATTGAACGACAGAATCAGAATGCAGGCTCAACGCAAGCGCCGGATAACCGCACGG CTGCTACACGTTCTTATCTCACAGATGTCAACTATCAAAATGCCACACACGATCCCGACTATTGGATGGATCGTTTGCAGAATTTAATGTCCACACGAAGCGCTTCGGACGATGGCTCCCATATGCTGGACAATAAGGTAGCCGACGAGAACCTCTGCTTGAACTCAATGAATCCGCAGAAGGTGTCGCTCATCAGGCGTGAG AAACCCGAACTGTCGCCCAACCGTCTGCAGCACATTCAGGCTAAGCTGGCGCAGATCAAAAAGGAGAATCATGCCCAATAA